Proteins from a genomic interval of Thermodesulfobacteriota bacterium:
- a CDS encoding ATP-binding protein, whose amino-acid sequence MASKVDTFFNVDSRLLFQLGEKLVTNRAVALAELVKNSYDADATSVHIQLNKIKKPGGTIIVKDNGTGMSLPIFEKTWMRIATIDKEANPISEKFGRTKAGEKGIGRFACRRLSNKLILKSVSKTDKGTKEELSAIFDWPAFVPGSDIDQVPISYSVASVSNETVTGTTLILEDTVEYWRSTDINLLKNELQDLISPLTFKPELELNEQPDEYDPGFIVKIECPEYPIQERVLDEDFLSNAWAKLSGSVNENGFAKYEIKVTNKILNNIVKTLTKSENFKYLKNAEFEIFIFSYRPDLFRGSNWKIGQARKTGSERGGIKVYADNFRIFGYGSKGDDWLRLDYDRARSLVALGEEVTKYGEDVRPGLRLFRNNALFGHVIFKRKENPLLEVTVNREKLLENEASEELNHFVRLGIDFATVLYANEIYQETKKKKEKSKAIEEARKKAEEDSRRRAEEELKKIEAERQKAEKERRKAEERSKIAEEERRKAEKELRKIEAERRKAEEERRKAEEQARKSRKKDSFLILQKAKKEEEERLKAEKLARKREDKKRREEEARKKANEKRKREYQEYKQTEKEKQKTEEKRRKAAEQEILKRKETYDRAFVQLRVLASTGTLILIFSHELQAIIDDMDEMIMNFSSVIKKIPVKNQNDYEDIIESFSNRTEMVKELGNFLGITVGSESRLEKREWVLLPIVESVVKPFMWYLKEYGIDYSNKVPDDLRTPKMYRSELVSILHNILSNSIKAVKGEHDRRIEVSGFRDDETNHIWFLDSGKGLDKSIWEAVFEPFETYSEPDLKFGAGTGLGLNIVKDIIRSYNGDVQFIDPPKGWKTCLDLTFNVED is encoded by the coding sequence ATGGCCAGTAAAGTTGATACCTTTTTTAATGTGGATTCACGCCTCCTTTTCCAACTAGGGGAAAAATTGGTTACAAATAGGGCAGTTGCGCTAGCCGAACTTGTGAAGAATTCATATGATGCAGATGCTACAAGCGTTCATATTCAATTGAACAAAATAAAAAAGCCAGGCGGCACCATTATTGTGAAAGATAACGGTACAGGGATGTCACTGCCAATTTTTGAAAAAACATGGATGCGAATTGCAACTATTGACAAAGAAGCCAATCCTATTTCTGAGAAGTTCGGAAGAACAAAAGCAGGTGAAAAGGGTATTGGAAGATTTGCATGTAGAAGGCTATCTAATAAGCTTATATTAAAATCAGTTTCAAAAACAGATAAAGGAACTAAAGAAGAATTAAGTGCAATTTTTGATTGGCCTGCGTTTGTCCCAGGTTCTGATATTGATCAAGTACCAATTTCTTATTCTGTAGCTTCTGTTTCTAATGAGACCGTTACAGGCACGACTTTAATATTAGAGGATACTGTCGAATATTGGAGGAGTACTGATATTAATTTGCTTAAAAATGAATTACAAGACCTTATATCTCCTTTGACATTCAAGCCAGAATTAGAACTAAATGAACAACCTGATGAATATGATCCTGGCTTTATAGTTAAGATTGAATGTCCTGAATATCCAATACAAGAAAGAGTGCTTGATGAGGACTTTCTCAGTAATGCTTGGGCCAAACTTTCAGGGTCTGTTAATGAAAACGGTTTTGCTAAATATGAAATCAAAGTAACAAATAAAATTTTGAATAACATAGTTAAAACATTAACCAAAAGTGAAAATTTCAAATATTTGAAGAATGCGGAGTTTGAAATATTTATTTTTAGCTATAGACCGGATCTATTTAGAGGATCAAATTGGAAAATTGGACAAGCTAGAAAAACAGGCTCCGAAAGAGGTGGAATAAAAGTTTATGCCGATAATTTCCGCATATTTGGATATGGAAGTAAGGGTGATGACTGGTTGAGACTTGATTATGATAGAGCGAGATCCCTTGTAGCTCTCGGTGAAGAAGTTACCAAGTATGGAGAAGATGTTCGCCCGGGCCTGAGACTTTTCAGAAATAATGCTCTATTTGGACACGTAATATTTAAAAGAAAAGAAAATCCACTTTTGGAAGTTACGGTAAACCGCGAAAAACTTTTGGAAAATGAAGCTTCTGAAGAATTAAATCACTTTGTTCGTTTGGGGATTGATTTTGCTACAGTTTTGTATGCAAACGAAATATACCAGGAGACTAAGAAAAAAAAGGAAAAATCTAAAGCCATTGAGGAAGCAAGAAAAAAAGCCGAGGAAGACTCCAGAAGGAGGGCTGAAGAAGAATTAAAGAAAATTGAGGCGGAAAGACAGAAGGCTGAAAAGGAAAGAAGAAAGGCCGAAGAAAGATCGAAAATAGCTGAAGAGGAAAGAAGAAAAGCAGAAAAAGAATTAAGGAAAATTGAAGCAGAAAGACGCAAGGCCGAGGAGGAAAGGAGAAAGGCTGAAGAGCAAGCAAGAAAAAGTAGAAAGAAAGATTCATTTCTTATTTTGCAGAAGGCTAAAAAAGAAGAGGAAGAACGTCTAAAAGCAGAAAAGCTCGCTAGAAAGAGAGAAGATAAAAAGAGACGAGAAGAAGAAGCCAGAAAGAAAGCTAATGAAAAAAGAAAGAGAGAGTATCAGGAATATAAGCAAACCGAAAAAGAAAAACAAAAAACTGAAGAGAAGCGGAGAAAGGCTGCAGAACAAGAAATTCTGAAAAGAAAAGAAACATATGATAGGGCATTTGTTCAGTTGAGAGTCCTTGCCTCAACAGGCACCTTGATTCTAATTTTTTCACATGAGCTACAAGCCATAATAGATGATATGGACGAAATGATTATGAATTTTTCATCTGTAATTAAAAAAATACCAGTGAAAAACCAAAATGATTATGAGGATATTATAGAGTCCTTCTCAAATCGTACTGAAATGGTTAAGGAGCTTGGGAATTTTCTTGGAATCACTGTTGGCTCTGAAAGCCGATTGGAAAAACGAGAATGGGTTTTGTTACCAATAGTTGAGAGTGTTGTTAAACCGTTCATGTGGTATTTGAAAGAGTATGGAATAGATTACTCTAATAAGGTTCCAGATGATTTAAGAACACCTAAGATGTATCGCTCCGAATTAGTTTCTATTCTACACAATATATTGTCCAACTCCATCAAAGCTGTTAAAGGAGAGCATGATAGGCGTATTGAGGTTTCGGGTTTTAGAGATGATGAAACTAACCATATCTGGTTTCTCGATTCAGGCAAAGGCCTGGATAAAAGCATCTGGGAAGCTGTATTTGAGCCTTTTGAAACTTATAGTGAGCCCGATCTTAAATTTGGTGCAGGAACGGGGTTAGGGCTAAATATTGTGAAAGATATAATCAGATCCTATAATGGTGATGTACAATTTATTGACCCGCCAAAGGGTTGGAAGACCTGCTTGGATTTGACGTTTAATGTGGAGGACTGA